In Bombina bombina isolate aBomBom1 chromosome 6, aBomBom1.pri, whole genome shotgun sequence, a single genomic region encodes these proteins:
- the LOC128664910 gene encoding uncharacterized protein LOC128664910 codes for MEKCQFHKDTIKFLGYIISPKGIQMDPEKLTAIANWPTPTSMKSLQRFLGFTNFYRKFINHFSSIVQPLTQLTGKQKYLWDSKTEQAFQQLKKEFTTAPVLRLPDPELPYTLEVDASNVGIGAILSQPGQED; via the coding sequence ATGGAGAAATGTCAATTTCACAAAGACACCATCAAATTCCTAGGGTATATCATATCACCCAAAGGtatacaaatggatccagaaaaactAACAGCTATTGCAAATTGGCCTACCCCAACCTCTATGAAATCcttacagaggttcttgggtttcaccaatttttacagaaaattcatcaatCACTTCTCTTCTATCGTCCAACCATTGACACAACTAACTGGGAAACAGAAATACTTATGGGATTCAAAAACAGAACAAGCATTTCAACAACTAAAGAAAGAATTTACTACAGCACCAGTTTTAAGGTTACCTGATCCTGAACTACCTTATACTTTGGAGGTTGATGCATCAAATGTAGGAATTGGTGCCATACTTTCACAACCAGGACAGGAGGATTAA